In the genome of Mesosutterella faecium, the window GGACGCGAAGCGCGCCTGCCGCGGGGCCGCCTTTGGAGAGGGGCTTGCGGTCTGCGGGCCCGATGTCGACCAAAGCCGCGCCCTGATCGAAGCCTGGGCCCGGCGCTGCCTCGCCTGAGGGAAGAGGGAGAATCCAAAGGACGGCGGGCTTTCCCAGCGCGGTTTTGCGCCGCGACGCCCGCGCTACCATAGAAGCTCTCTGGCAGCCTTCCGGGAGTCCCCATGACGATCAACATTTCCGTGCGGCAGATGGAGTTCGTCCTCGAACTCGCCCGCGTCAAGAACTTCAACCGGGCGGCAAAGGAGCTTTTCGTCTCTCAGCCCACCCTCACCTACCAGATCCGGCAGATCGAGGAGGCGGCGGGCTTTCCGATCTTCCTGCGGACCCCGAAAGGCGTCGCCCTCACCCCGGCGGGCGAGCAGTTCGCGGCAACGCTGCAGGCCGTCACCGGGGAGCTCTCGCGCTCGATCGAGCAGTGCCGCAACTTCGCCTCGCGCTACAGCGCGGACATCCGCGTGATGATGCCGATCCGCTCGGCCCTTTTCTTCCTCCCGGAGGCGATCCGGGAGTTCTGCGCCGCAAACCCCGGCATTTCCGTCACCCCGGGCTTCAACTGGGACCGGGGCCTCGACATCTTCCTGCGCGGCGGCAGCGACGTCCTCTTCGCGCTCGAGGACGACGTGAAGGCGATCCCGGAGCTCGCCCTCACCCCTCTTTTCAAAAGCCGCATCTACCTCGTCTGCCCGAAGGGCTCGGCGCTTGCCCGGAAGAAAACCGCCCGCGCGGAAGACCTCGCGGGGCAGACCCTCATGGTGGGCGGTCCCTCGCCCGCGCCGCTGCGGGCCGTGCAGGAGCGCGTGACGAAGGCCTCGGGCTGCAGCTACTTCACGAGCCAGAGCCACGACATGTCGCTCACCTACGTCGCCTCGGGCACCGGGGTCGTGCTCTCCCCGGGCTTTCTGAACGACCACTCGGGAATGTTCGCCTGGGTGCCGTTTGAGTGCGGGGAGACGATCTCCTGCGTACTCTGCACGCACCGCGGCGACCGCCGCCCGATGGTCTCGCGCTTCCTCCGGACGCTCCTCTCCCTCTACGAGCGGCATCCGGACTTCCCGGTCTGAAAAACAAAGGGGGCACAAAAAATCCCCCGGAGGAAAAAAGAGCGCCGGAAACGCTGCTTTTTTCTGCCGGGTGGAAAAGCCCCCCTCAAGACCTTCGCGGCCCTGAGGAGCGGCGGGATCAGACGAGCCGCATGTACTTCAGCAGCACGCCGACGTCAGGCTGGTTCTCGATGCCGCGGACAAAGGAGATCACCTCCTCGCACCCCTTCTCGCCCAGCATCGCGGCGGCGTTTTTGAACTTCGCGACGATCACGGAGGGATCGGCCTGGTCGTTCGAGTTCCAGACCTTGTGGGAGACGGTGCTTCCGTCCTTGAAGGTGATCGTCACCTCGGCCACGCGCCTCGGGAAGAGCTTCGTCGCCTCCGGGTCCTCGGTCACCTCGACGCGGCGCGCGAGATCGAGGATCTCCGGGTCGCGCCGGACGCTCTCGGCGAACTGCGGCAGGCCCACCGTCCCGTACTTGAGCGAGATGGCGAAGCAGTAGGGAATCGAGAACTTCGCGACGTCCTCGGACTCGGTCTTCATCGCACCGGCGACGTCGACCGAGACCTTGTAGGTCTTCACCGAGATCTTTTCGATCTGGCTGCGGTCGATCGGATGCTCCTTCATGATCGCGTAGAGGCAGTCAAGCGGCGAGTTCGTGTGGCCGCAGGAGGCGTAGACCTTGAAGAAGGCCGTGTCGGAGACGAGGTTCTCCTCGGAGGGGTTCTTCAGGTTCTCGATGTGGGGGTCCGTGCAGGTCGCGGCCACAAAGCCCTTCTTGCCCAGCAGCGCGCTGTGCGAGCCCGTGAGGCCGCGCAGCGCGAGCATCGCCGCGTCAACGCCCGACTGGCAGGCCTCGGCGATGTTCACCGCCTTCGCGTGCGTGCCGAAGGACTCGACGAGTCCCCCCGCCATCGTGCAGGCGATGCCGATCGCGTTGTTCGCCTGCTCGGGGGTGAGCCCGAGGAGGTTCGCCGCGGTGGCGGCCGCGGCGATCGTGCCGCAGGTGCCCGTCGTGTGCCAGGTGCGGTAGTGGGTGGGGTTCACCGTGCGGCCGAGCCTCGCGAACATGTCGTAGCCCACGATCACGGAGCGCAGGAACTCGCGCCCGGTTTTTCCGTTCGCCTCGGCCAGGGCGAGCGCCACGGGCAGCGTGATGGAGCCCGGGTGGCCGATCGCCGTGCGGTGCCCGTCGTCGAGCTCGCAGACGTGGCCTGCGATGCCGTTCAGAAAAGCCGCGGAGCGCACCGGCAGCTTCTCGACGATCGAGAGCGCCGTCGCCTCGGGCCGGCCCCCGGCCTGCCTCAGGTAGGCCCCGGCGATTTTCATCTGCGGATAATGGGCTCCGGCCAGCGCGCAGCCGAACCAGTCGAGAACGCGCAGCTTCGCGTCATCCACGAACTTCTTCGGGATTTTCTCAAAATCGCAGCCGGCCGTGAATTCGGCCAGTCCCTTTTGAATCGGTTCTTCCATATCGCACCACCTGCAAAATTTGAAAAGAGGTTAAAAAAAGGGACCCTCGGGGAGGGTCCCTTGCGTCTTGTCAGACCATTAGAACATCAGGATGAAGGTGACAAGCAGGCAGACCACCGTCGTGAGAATCAGCGGCACGGCGTTGCGCTTCACGATGCGGAACGGCGAGACGTTGGCCATGCCGGCCACGGCCACAATGGCTCCGGTCACCGGGGACATCGTGCGCCCGAGGCCGGTCATCGTCTGCAGCGGCAGCAGGAAAGTCGCGGTGTGGATGCCCCACTGGGTCGCGATATCCGGAATGAGCGGAGCAAAGGAGAAGAACGGCGCATTGCCCGAGCCCATCAGGAAGGAGATCACCAGAATCACAAGGCACATCGCGAGGACCATCGGGATCGCGCCAAGGCCCACGGCCTGAGCGCCGTCGATCAGGGTCTTCACGGCGCCGATCGCGATCAGGCCCTTGCCGAACACCTGGCCGGCGATAATGAGCGAGACCACCACGGAGAGCGCTCCGCCCATGCCCTTGAAGAAGTCCTTGAGGCCGTTCATGACCTCGATCGTCTTGCGGGTGCGGATCAGGTCAAAGAGCATGGCGACCATGACCGAGAGCACGATGGCAGTCGGCACGCCCACCTTGATCTTGATGCCGTAGCGGCCGAGCACGACCGGGTTGAACAGGAGCAGGATGAACAGCGGCAGAACCGGCAGCAGAGCGTAGATCTTCGGGATCCTCGCCTCGTCGGCGGCCTTCTTCTCATCGATTTCAAGAGAGGCCATCTCATCGGCCGTGAGCGGCTCGACGCCTTCCTTCTTATCCCAGTAGCGCTGGGCGAAGTACATCGACACGAGCATCGTGATCAGCATGAAGGGATAGATCACCATCTGCCAGTTGATGAAGTAGTCGGCCCACTCGATGTTGGCGGTCTTCGCCGTGAGCAGGCAGTTCGCGGAGCCCGGCCCTAGGTCGAAGAAGCGGCTCGCGGCGATCGTGCACACGGCGGTCATCTTCGGCACGCCGGCGCGGATCATCACCGGGTAGAGGGTCACCATCATCATGAGCGCGAGGCCGGCGGCCGAGGGGATGGCCATGCCGACGATCTGGGTCACGATGAGGCCGAAGCCCGCGAGGACATAGGGCGACTTCACGTACTTCAAGGGGCCGCCCACCACGTCGTAGAGGGCGCGGCCGGCGTGGACGCGGTCCATGTACTTCGCGAAGCCCGCCATGCACATGATGGACAGGCCGAGCTTGGAGAGCGTCGAGGACATGACGTTCTCGACCACGAGGAAGATGTCGAAGAAGGCCGAGCCGGTGCTCTTCTTAAGCCCCAGCCCCGGACCCATCCCGAAGGCGACGGCGATGGCGAGCATGATGACGCCGGCCACGAGCAGGACGGCGGCCGCGTAGGCCTTCTTCCCGATCAGATAGCCCGCGATCACGGTCAGCACGATCGCGATGATAAGACCAATCATATTGACTCCCTTAAATGTCTATGGGCCGGCTCGGAGGCCCCGCGCCTTTCAGCCGGGGCGCTCCGGCCGGCTTCTTATCGTAAGGGGCGGGCGTCCGGTTGAAAAGCCCCTCCCCTTACGAGCCCTGCCGCTTACTTCACGGTTTCCTTCGGAGACTCGGCAATGCACTCGTCGGTGAGCTCCTGGCCGATGCCGGGCAGCTCCGGGATCTTGTAGCGGCCGTTCACCGGCAGGTAGTCGTACTTGCAGGTGCGGCGGTTGCCGTCGAGCAGCGCGTAGCGGTGCAGCTCGTGGATGGCGAAGTTCGGGATCGCGCACTCGAGCTGGAGCGATGCCGCGGTCATGATGGGGCCGCCGCAGACGTGGATCTGGCAGGTCGTGTCGTAGATGTGGCCCATGTCGCAGATCTTCTTCGCTTCGGAGAAGCCGCCGCAGGTGCCGAGGTCCGGCTGGATCAGGTCGATGATGTGGTTCTCGAAGAACGGACGATAGCCCCAGCGGGTGAACACGCGCTCGCCGGCGGCGATCGGGATGTTCACGTTGTCGTGAACCTGCTTGAGCTGCATCGGGTTGAGGCTCATCACCGGCTCTTCGTAGGCGGAGATGCGGAACTCCTCGATCATGTGGCCGAACTCGATGGCCGAGGTCGTGTCGGTGAGGGCGTGGGCCTCGACGATGATGTCGATCTGGTCGCCAACGGCCTCGCGGATCGCCTTGAGGCGGTTGTAGCCCACCATCAGGTCGCGCTGGGCGAAGCACCCGTAGAGGTTGCGGCGCTTGGCGTAGCCCTCGGTGTCGATCTCGTTCACGTCGACCTTGATGCAGTCGTAGCCCTGCTCGAGCGCCTTCTCGGCGGCCTTCGCGTACTGCTCGGGGGTGATGAGGATGTCCTTCTTCTCAGCGTTGCCCCAGCCGAACTGCAGCTGGGAGGCGTAGGTGCGCAGCTCGTCGCGGCACTTGCCGCCCAGCAGCTGGTAGCAGGGAACGCCGAGCGCCTTGCCCTTGATGTCCCAGAGGGCCACGTCGATCGCGGACATGCCGGCGGAGACCACCGTGCCGCCGCCCTGGCCCCAGAAGGTCTTCTTCTGGAGCTTGTCCCAGATGAACTCGGTCCTCATCGGGTCGAGGCCGATCAGAAGGCGAGCGAAATCCTTGGCCATCCCGAAGCCGGCGGAAGCGCCCACACCGTAGGCGAGGCCCACTTCGCCAAAACCTGAAATCCCCTCGTCGGTGTTGATGCGGACCACTACCGGGCGCCACTTGGAGACGGCGGACTGCAGCGGATTCTTGACATCAATGATGTCGACACTCGTAATCTTCATGCTTTTCCCCTGAAATGAGTTCAGATAGTTAAAAAGCCGACGGCCCTGACTTCACAGGACCTGCTCTGCCTGGGCGGACGCACGGGGCGCGGGGCTTTCAGGCCCCGGGCCCGCCGGGCGGCCGCCCGACCCTGCTCTTTATGCGGAGCAATTAGGCAGGGGGAATCATAAGGTACTTCCAAAGTATTAATCAATACGCAAAAGAGGGCGTTTACCGCAACTATCTTTTGCGTCTGGCGCAAAAGGGGCGGGACCACCGCACGCGCCTCCTGCAGCCGGCCCCGCTTCCCTTAAAAGGCGGGGTCCGCCCGGAGGCGGCCCCGCGCTTGTCAGTACAGGCCGATCAGCTTCCACCAGGCCATGCCGATCGTGAACCACACCACGGTGTTGATCGTGCAGATGATGAAGCCGTTTCGCCACCACTCGCCCTGGCTCACGTAGCCCGCGCCGAAGTAGACCGGCGCGGCGCCGTTGCCGTAGTGGGTGAGCGAGATCGGGAGGTTCGCGAAAATGCCGAAGGCGACCGCCGTCATAAGGGGCGGCGCCCCGCAGGCGACCGCCACCGCGACGAAGGCCGCGTACATGGCCGAGATGCGGGCCGTGACGGAGGCGAAGCAGTAGTGGGAGTAGATATAGATGAGGGAGATCACCACAAAGGAGGCGATCCAGCCCATGTGCGCCGAGGAGACGCCGCCCGCGATGAGCGCGGCCGCCCACTTGATGAAGCCCGACTTCGCGAGCGCCGTGGCAAGCGACATGAGCCCGCCCATCCAGAACATGGCGTCCCAGGCGCCCTTTTCAGAGAGGACGTCCTTCCAGGAGAGCACCTTCGCGATGAGCATGATGGAGACCGCGAGCATCGCGATCGGGGTGGCCCCGAGGTGGGTGAGGCTGCCCGTCGCCCAGAGCACGAGGCACATCACGAACACAAAGGCCAGCACCTTCTCGTCGGTGCTCATCGGGCCCATCCGGGAGAGCTCCTGGGCGGCGAGCTTCGGGGCGTCGGGAATCTCCTTCAGTTCGGGGGGCGCAATCTTAAGGAGCACGATCGGCACGAGAAACAGGCACACGAGCCCCGGCACAATGGCCGCGAGCGCCCACTCGGTCCAGGTGAGCTCGACCCCCGCGGCGCTCGCCGCGAGCCCGACGCAGAGCGGGTTGCCCGCCATCGAGGTAAGGAACATCATGCAGGTGACGGCATCGGCGTGGAAGCCCACCTGCATCAGGTAGCGGCCGATCTTGCCGGCGCTCGCGCCCGGCTCTGAGCCGAAGGCGCTGCTCAGGGACTGCACGATCGGGTAGAAGACGCCGCCGCCGCGCGCGGTGGCTGAAGGCATCGCGGGCGAAATGACGAGCTCAGCAAGACAGATCGAATAGCCGAGCGAGGCCGCGCTCCTGCCGATCGCCTTGATGATGAGAAAGGCGATGCGGCGGCCGAGCCCTGTCTTGATGAACCCCCGCGAGAGGAAGAACGCGCACACGATCAGCCAGATCGTGCCGCTGCCAAAGCCCATCAGGGCGTCCTTGGTCTTGAGGATGCCGAAGAGGGCGCAGAGCGTGAGCGAGAGAAAGGCGACCGCGCCCATGGGGATCGGCTGCAGGATGAAGCCTGCAATGGTCGCGACGAATATGGCAAACAGATGCCAGGCTGCGGGCGTGAGCCCCTGCGGGACGGGCAGGAGCCAGATGATCGCACCCAGCGCCAGCACAACGGCCCATTTCTTTAGAACGGATTTGTCCATGGCTGCCTCTTTAGTTTTGCTTGTGGTTCAACCATCGGCCGGATTTGAAGGCTGCGGGAAGCGCCCGGGCGGCGCCTGCTGCCATGTCCGGCCGCGCCAGGGCCTCGCGGTAAAGGGGCTGCGAGGGGACAGCCCGGCTGGCGGGCCCTGCCGCATTTTTAATTATAAAAAACCGGCAGTTGAATGCTCCCCGGGACTAGGCGGAACCCCCCAGGAGCTTTGAGGCGTCTCAGAAAACCGGGGGCGGCTTTACAAAAAAGGGAAGGCCCGGGCAGGGCTCTTCCCCTTTTTTCCTGAAAAACGGGCCCGGCTGCGGGCCCTTCCCTTACCTGATGAAACTCACCGCCATCATGATGAGTGGCAGCGTGAAGACGAGCGCCGAAACCGAAGTGCCGACCGAGGCGGAGGCGAACTCCGCCGGCCCGTCGTGGAGCTTTGCGAGGACGCCCGTCATGGGGCTTACCGGCATGGCGGAGGCAATCACCATCATCTGGCGCGCGAGCGTGTCCATGTCGAAGGCCTGCGTGAGGAAAAACATGATGACAGGCTTGATCACGTTGATCCCGAGCAGGATGAGCCAGACCTCGCGCGGCAGGTGCGCGAAGCGCTTGAAGCCGATCTGGTAGATCGTGATGCCGATGAACACGAGAGCGAGCGGCGAGGAGATCTGGCCGATCATCTTCGTGGCGGCCGCGATCGGGCGCGGGACCGTGAGCCCGATCAGCACGACCGCGGCGCCCAGCAGGAAGCCGATGAGGGGCTTCGTGAAAATCATCTTCAGGCTTTTGACCGAGAAGAGCTTCGGGCGCGCCCCGCCGCGCTTCGTGACGCCGTCGAGCTGGATGCCGTAAAGGCCGATCGTCCAGATGAAGATCACGTTCGGGATGAAATAGACCAGGAGATAGGGAATGCCTTTCTCGCCGATCATCGCCAGTGTCACCGGAATGCCGACGAAAAGGAGCGACGCGCCCGAGAACTGCGCGATGAAGGTGCCCTGCCACTCTTTGCGCACGAGTCCCAGGCGGCAGAGGAGGACGGAGACCGCGATGAAGACGGCGAAGGCGAGGAAGGGCACCCCGGTGATCCCCAGCAGGTCGAGCAGCTCGCTGTGGGTGAAGCGCGAGGTGATGGTGGAAAAGAGGTAGAACGGGATGGTGATGCCGACGATTTTGGAGACGAGCTTCTTGCCCGACTCGTCGTACCAGCCCTGGGAGGCCGAATAGTAGCCGATCCCCGCCACGCAGCCCAGAATGAAGACGGCCGTCACCGCCTGAAGAAACGCTTCCAGCATAGATCCCTCTTACCGGCTTTTTCCTTTTCCCGCGGAGGGCGGGAAGGAATCCGTTTTATTTTTTTCGGGCTGCCCCGCGCCGCCTTCTGCCTTTCGGCTGATTCCGCGCGGCCCGGGCACCCTCCTTTGAGCCGAAAAATTATACTGCCCGGGCCCCTCCCTTCTCTCCGGGGCCCCGGATCTGCGCCCTTCCTCCCCCGCGCAGATACCTCTTAAGAGAAATAGAACTTCTGCGCATGCCGGGGTCTCCGCCCGGGCTGCGGGCTGCGCCTCGGGGGCCCTCCGGAGGCCGGCCCGCGCCCGGCCCCGCAGGCCCCGCCACAGCCTCCCGGCGGGATGTCCGGCCGCCTTCCGGGCCCGGTCTTTACTTTCTGATCTTAAGCAAGCCCCGGATAAAAAAATTTCTTTTTTGGCGCAAATCGGCCATAATACGCCGTATCCCAAACGGCTAGTCCGCTTCCGCATAAAGGATTAGGCAGCGTCGGGGCTTTTCGTTTTTCTTGCGACTACCTCCTGATAGGTAAAGCTCTTTCAATAGGAGAAAGACATGGAATTTCGCATTGAGCATGACTCCCTGGGTGAAGTGAAGGTCGACAATTCGAAATACTGGGCCGCGCAGACCCAGCGTTCGTATGAAAACTTCAAGATCGGCACGGAAAAGATGCCGCCGGAAATCACCCGGGCGTTCATGTATCTCAAGCGCTCCTGCGCCATTGTGAACAATGAGCTCGGCAACCTCGACGAGCGCCGCAAGAATGCGATCGTCCAGGCCTGCGACGAAGTCCTCGCCGGCAAGCTCGCCGACAACTTCCCGCTCGCCATCTGGCAGACCGGCTCGGGCACGCAGTCCAACATGAACATGAACGAGGTGATCGCCAACCGCGCCACCGAGATCCTGGGCGGGAACTTCCGCAACAAGGCCGCCGAAAGCAAGGACAAGCTCGTGCACCCGAACGACCACGTGAACCGCGGCCAGTCCTCGAACGACACCTTCCCGACCGCCCTGCACATCATGGCCGTCTACGAGGTCGAAAAGCTCCTCGTGCCGGCGATCGACCGCCTGCGCGCCTCCCTGCAGTCCCGTGTTGACGCCTTCAAGGACATCATCAAGTGCGGCCGCACCCACCTGCAGGACGCCACCCCGCTCACGCTGGGTCAGGAGTTCTCGGGCTATGTCTCCATGCTCGACCACAGCAAGGAGCAGATCCTGAAGGCCCTCGATTCCTGCCGCGAGCTGCCGATCGGCGGCACCGCGGTCGGCACGGGCCTGAACGCCCCGGCGGGCTTTGACAAGCTCGTGGCCGCTGAAATCTCCAAGGCGACCGGCCTCAAGTTCGTCTCCAACCCGAACAAGTTCCACGGCCTCACCTCCCACGACGCGGTGGTCTTCCTCGAGGGCGCCCTCAAGGGCCTCGCCGCCGACCTGATGAAGATCGCGAACGACATCCGCTGGCTCGCCTCCGGCCCGCGCTGCGGCCTGGGCGAACTGAACATTCCGGCCAACGAGCCGGGCTCCTCCATCATGCCGGGCAAGGTGAACCCGACGCAGTGCGAGGCGGTCACGATGGTGGCCGTGCAGGTGATGGGCAACGACGCCGCGATCGGCTTCGCCGCGAGCCAGGGCAACTTCGAGCTGAACGTCTTCAAGCCCGTGATCGCCTACAACCTGCTGCAGAGCATCCGCCTGCTCGCCGACGTCCAGGTCTCCTTCGCCACGCACTGCGTGAACGGCATCACCGCCAACAAGGAGAAGATCGACTACTTCCTTAAGCGCTCCCTGATGCTGGTCACCGCCCTCTCGCCCGTGATCGGCTACGAGAACGCCGCGAAGGTCGCCCACTACGCCCACGTGCACAACCTGTCGCTGCGCGAGGCGGCCCTCGAGCTCAAGGTCTGCACGCCTGAAGTGTTCGACGCGACCGTGGTGCCGGCCAACATGACCCACCCGCTCGAGAAGAAGTAATCTCTTCCTGACGCAGCGTCATTAGCAGAGGCGCCGGGGCGGAAGCTCCGGTGCCTTTTCTTTGCCCGCACGCCGCGCGAGCGGCCCAAGGGCCCCTCTTTCAGCGAAGCAGCTCCGCCATCCCAACGAGGTGAACGGACGGGTCCTTCGCTGCCGCCTCCTGCAGCGCGTCCTCAAATCCCGCGCGGGAGAAGATCCAGTAGTCGAACCGGGCGTCCTCCTCTACCGGCAGCTGGCTGCATTTGGCCTGGAGGGTACGCAGAACCTTCACGCCGGTTTTCTGGCTGCGGTATTTGCATTCTCCAGCGAGGCACTGGCGTCGTTCGTGGTCGGCGCCGACGATATCGATCTCTGTGCCGCCCTTCCACCACCGCCCCAGGGCGGCAGGCCTGAACGGGAGTCTCCCCTCCAGACGCTTCCGGTTCAGGTACTGGCGGCAGACTTCCTCAAACGTATCTGAAGCAAATTCAGCAAAAAAAGGCTCAACCGAAGCGTCCCATTCCGCAAGAGCCTCCTGTCTAGTCATGATGAGGGCGGGAGGGGTAGATAAAAATCGGAACCAGAATTTAAGGTAGGGATCGGAAATTCGGTAGATTCCCCGTGACGTATTGCCTAAATCACCATGTCCGGAAAAAACAGGAAATTCCTTCACGACAAAATCCATGTCCTCCAGGACAGACAGGTATTTGGTGAGGATACGCGGATCTACGAGGCTTTTCTGCGAGATCTCGCCTCGAGTTGTCGCACCAAACGCAATGGACCGCAGGATAGCGTTGTACGTCCCTGGATCCCGAAATTCCTGCCTGAGAACAGACTGCGCCTCATCATTGAGGAAGCCGTTGGAACGAAGAAGGTTCACTGCGAGGTTTTCCGTCATTGACTTGCGGGGATCCACGGCCTGCCAGAAATAAGGAATCCCGCCCAATGCAGCGTAACCCCTGAAGATGTCCTCAGCCGTATAAGCGGGGACGAACTCGGCCACTGTCTGAAAGGGCAGCGGACGAACTTTCATAAGTGTTCTGGCTCTTCCGTAAAGTGGATTTTTCTCGCCCAAAACTTCTTTAGCTATAAAAGAAACGGCGCTGCCGCAGAGAATAAGCAGGATATTTTCATGCGAAAGAACCTCATCCCACAGTACCTGCAGTTCCGACAGGATGCTCGGGCGCTCTTTGGCAATATACTGAAACTCATCAATGACAAGCACCTTGCGGTCTTTCTCAGGGCGGGTCGCGGCGGCCTTAAGCGCCGCAGCCCAGTTAAGAAAGACCAGCTGAGGATTTCCGCAGAAAATGCCGACAGCTCGGGAAAACTGCTCCAGCTGGTAGGAATCTTTCCAGGATTTGGCCGTATAAAAGAATACTGGCTTTCCTTCGCAAAATTTCTGGATAAGTGCGGTCTTGCCAATCCGCCGCCGGCCATAAATGATGGCCATTTCCGCCGACCTGCTCTCATAGGCATCCTGAAGGGATTCAAGTTCACCGGTTCGACCGAAAAAGGCAGGATCACTCATAGCAATTTCCTTGAAAATCTATCGAATACCTTTTAAAGCCAGTGATTTGTGAATAATCAATTTAGCTTTTCAGATTATAAGACTGTAAGATCGTAATATGTAAGATCATAATATGCCATATTATAATATGGCATATCATAATATGCAAGATCGTAATATGGCAGATTATGATCTTCTGATTTGGAAAACTAGTGCAGCACTAGAAAAAATCAGAAAAAGACTCTGTCCCGCTTTAAAAGAAAGTAACGAATCGAGGAACTCGGATCCATAAACCGGAGATTCCGAAGTGAAACCGTTCCTGATGCAATACGTGGTCAGCCCAAACTGTTGAGGCGTAGTTTCCCTAACGGGGCATGCGCAAGCATGCCCCAACTTTAAAAATCTCAATTAAAAAGCTCAAATCGAAGAATCAGCATCGAGCCGCCGCACCAGTGCGCGCATGATCAACACTTGCGCGCACCCATTATTGCGGCGGCGAGCGTCGAATTTCATCTGCCGCCACAACCTGATTCCCATAACCATTCCTGCCGATGCACTTGTAGCGCCAGCTCTTCGTGTGATGAGGAGGCTTCACAGCAATACGTCCGCGGTCGTCATGAGAAAGGTTTTCTCTTCCTCGCCGCCTAGTGATATTCGGGTGCGGCGGGAGCGCACTATAAAAAACGCAGTTTCATAGACTTGAACTATTGCATTTTCCTGCGTTTTCCCGCCGCCTTGAGCCGGATCGTCACTACAACATTGGCCTTCGTGGTCCTGAGAAAATATTCTTAGCTGCTCTCCGACTTAAGCCGCAGCCCTCGATCTGCCGGCTTTGATAGGCTGAGGCCTGTATTCCATGCCTTTCTCACAGAGTATTCTCCAGGCGATGCGGGCGAGCTTTGGCGCGATGGCGCAGACCTTGACGCCGTATTTCTTTCCGGACGCCTTGATCTTCCGGACCCATTCGCCAAGAGTTCCCTCGAGCCTGTCAGCCATGATCATCAAAGCCGCGGCCCCCTGAACTAACATGGATCTGGGGTGTTTCGGCCCTCTCTTCGTAATGTGGCCCAGGGTGTCCCTGTCTCCGGTCGAGTTCTGGCGGGGCACAAGGCCGAGAGACGCCGCAAACTGCCGACTGTCGCGGAAGCGGGAGGCTTCCCCGCAGTGCGTGAGGAGAGCGCCGGCGCATTTGGGGCCAATGCCCGGAATTGTCATCAGACGCTTCGAGTCCTCGTTTGCACGCACGAGTTCGTCATACTTTTGTCCGGCCTTTTTCTCCCATTCAGAGGCCTCGAGCCAGGAGTCCCGCAGCATCAGGAGGGCTTCCTCGGCCAAAGGCGTCAGATCTTTCGTATGCGTCTCTATGAACTCCGGAAGGTGTTCGGCTATGAACCGGCTGGTTTGAGGACTGCTTAAACCATATTCGAGCAGCAGGGCGTGAATTCTGTTTCCGAATTCTATGCGGGTCTTCATGTAGCCCTGATAGATGCGCTGCAGGGACTGGAGATCCTGCTGCGCCAGGGTTTTCGGGACCACATAGCTGAAGCTTGGAATGTACCAGGCCCAGGCGATGTAGGCGGCGTCAAGCATGTTGTTCTTCTGATGCCCGCATCGTATGCGCTTCACATCCCCGGGGTTCAGGAGGCGTCCGTCGTGCCCCAGCGCTTTCACCTTGCGGACGAAGCAGTGGCTTCCGCCGCAGGCCTCCATCAGAACGGAGGCCCGGGGCATGTTCGCAAGCTTTTCCAGCAGCTTTTCCTTCGAAATGCGGGGCAGCTTCAGGGCTATCTTCCGATCTTTGTCAAACCCAACAACATCACAGTGGGTTTTGGCAAGGTCGATGCCGATGACAACAGCGGGATTGTTTGAGAGGGTAGAATTCATGGCGGAGCGCTCCTTGGTTTTGGATACCTCAGTTATAACCCCGGGCGGGGT includes:
- a CDS encoding LysR family transcriptional regulator, producing MTINISVRQMEFVLELARVKNFNRAAKELFVSQPTLTYQIRQIEEAAGFPIFLRTPKGVALTPAGEQFAATLQAVTGELSRSIEQCRNFASRYSADIRVMMPIRSALFFLPEAIREFCAANPGISVTPGFNWDRGLDIFLRGGSDVLFALEDDVKAIPELALTPLFKSRIYLVCPKGSALARKKTARAEDLAGQTLMVGGPSPAPLRAVQERVTKASGCSYFTSQSHDMSLTYVASGTGVVLSPGFLNDHSGMFAWVPFECGETISCVLCTHRGDRRPMVSRFLRTLLSLYERHPDFPV
- a CDS encoding MmgE/PrpD family protein, with amino-acid sequence MEEPIQKGLAEFTAGCDFEKIPKKFVDDAKLRVLDWFGCALAGAHYPQMKIAGAYLRQAGGRPEATALSIVEKLPVRSAAFLNGIAGHVCELDDGHRTAIGHPGSITLPVALALAEANGKTGREFLRSVIVGYDMFARLGRTVNPTHYRTWHTTGTCGTIAAAATAANLLGLTPEQANNAIGIACTMAGGLVESFGTHAKAVNIAEACQSGVDAAMLALRGLTGSHSALLGKKGFVAATCTDPHIENLKNPSEENLVSDTAFFKVYASCGHTNSPLDCLYAIMKEHPIDRSQIEKISVKTYKVSVDVAGAMKTESEDVAKFSIPYCFAISLKYGTVGLPQFAESVRRDPEILDLARRVEVTEDPEATKLFPRRVAEVTITFKDGSTVSHKVWNSNDQADPSVIVAKFKNAAAMLGEKGCEEVISFVRGIENQPDVGVLLKYMRLV
- the dcuC gene encoding C4-dicarboxylate transporter DcuC yields the protein MIGLIIAIVLTVIAGYLIGKKAYAAAVLLVAGVIMLAIAVAFGMGPGLGLKKSTGSAFFDIFLVVENVMSSTLSKLGLSIMCMAGFAKYMDRVHAGRALYDVVGGPLKYVKSPYVLAGFGLIVTQIVGMAIPSAAGLALMMMVTLYPVMIRAGVPKMTAVCTIAASRFFDLGPGSANCLLTAKTANIEWADYFINWQMVIYPFMLITMLVSMYFAQRYWDKKEGVEPLTADEMASLEIDEKKAADEARIPKIYALLPVLPLFILLLFNPVVLGRYGIKIKVGVPTAIVLSVMVAMLFDLIRTRKTIEVMNGLKDFFKGMGGALSVVVSLIIAGQVFGKGLIAIGAVKTLIDGAQAVGLGAIPMVLAMCLVILVISFLMGSGNAPFFSFAPLIPDIATQWGIHTATFLLPLQTMTGLGRTMSPVTGAIVAVAGMANVSPFRIVKRNAVPLILTTVVCLLVTFILMF
- a CDS encoding mandelate racemase/muconate lactonizing enzyme family protein, encoding MKITSVDIIDVKNPLQSAVSKWRPVVVRINTDEGISGFGEVGLAYGVGASAGFGMAKDFARLLIGLDPMRTEFIWDKLQKKTFWGQGGGTVVSAGMSAIDVALWDIKGKALGVPCYQLLGGKCRDELRTYASQLQFGWGNAEKKDILITPEQYAKAAEKALEQGYDCIKVDVNEIDTEGYAKRRNLYGCFAQRDLMVGYNRLKAIREAVGDQIDIIVEAHALTDTTSAIEFGHMIEEFRISAYEEPVMSLNPMQLKQVHDNVNIPIAAGERVFTRWGYRPFFENHIIDLIQPDLGTCGGFSEAKKICDMGHIYDTTCQIHVCGGPIMTAASLQLECAIPNFAIHELHRYALLDGNRRTCKYDYLPVNGRYKIPELPGIGQELTDECIAESPKETVK
- a CDS encoding DASS family sodium-coupled anion symporter — its product is MDKSVLKKWAVVLALGAIIWLLPVPQGLTPAAWHLFAIFVATIAGFILQPIPMGAVAFLSLTLCALFGILKTKDALMGFGSGTIWLIVCAFFLSRGFIKTGLGRRIAFLIIKAIGRSAASLGYSICLAELVISPAMPSATARGGGVFYPIVQSLSSAFGSEPGASAGKIGRYLMQVGFHADAVTCMMFLTSMAGNPLCVGLAASAAGVELTWTEWALAAIVPGLVCLFLVPIVLLKIAPPELKEIPDAPKLAAQELSRMGPMSTDEKVLAFVFVMCLVLWATGSLTHLGATPIAMLAVSIMLIAKVLSWKDVLSEKGAWDAMFWMGGLMSLATALAKSGFIKWAAALIAGGVSSAHMGWIASFVVISLIYIYSHYCFASVTARISAMYAAFVAVAVACGAPPLMTAVAFGIFANLPISLTHYGNGAAPVYFGAGYVSQGEWWRNGFIICTINTVVWFTIGMAWWKLIGLY